Part of the Sphaerochaeta associata genome is shown below.
ATTCCGACTTTCCATCTCTTTCTTGAATGCCGCATATACCTCGGCGGCTCCGCTTCCTATTCCGCACGTCCCCATCCCTACTGCGATGCTTGGATGGCTTGGGTACATGCTCTGCTGCCCTTCGTGTTGGAGTCTGTCCAATAGTCTGTTCATGAGACCTCCTTGCCTTCGAGCAGCAACTGAAGCATTTGTGTAAGCTTCTGTTCCGTTACACGGGAATGGATGACTGAATCTATTGCAATAACCGGAGCCATGGCGCATTGACCGAAGCACGCCACGGTATGCACGGAGAACCGTACATCGTCAGTGGTAGCCGTCCCATCCTCATCCAGCTGCAGATCCAGTTGCTTGAGGACTTGAAGCAACAACGGTTTTGATCCGCGGGTGTGACAGGCTGTCCCCCTGCATACAGTGATCACATGCTCACCTTGTGGTTTGAGATTGAAAAATGCATAGAAGGTGGCAACTGAATAGACTGTCGAGAGGGGTACTTGAAGCGCCTTTGCAACCAGGACCAACTCTTCCTTGCTCAGATAGTTGTGATCGCTGGTACGCTGGACTGCTTCCAGAATGGACAATAGAGCTCCACGCTCGGTGCGGTGAGAGTCTACAATTGACTGGATCGCCGTGTGTCGATCGCTCATGAGGACCTCCTTGGAAAAAAACAGGGACAGTGCACGAAAAACCTGCATCTATACCTTTAAACATCCAATGAATGTTGTAATATATTCCTGAAGATCGTTGTTTCTATACTAAACCTGTAAAATGTATAAAGCAAGGTATCTATTTAGATTGCAATGGATAATTAATCGGTCTCCAATGTATTACTACAATTTTAATGTGATTACTTTCATATTATAGATACCCACGTTCTTCTTGGGCGCACTATTTGACCTAAGAGCGCTGCTTCCCTATCCTATAGTGCAACCAGAGGAGTTTTATCTATGAAGAGTTTTCGTAAAGAGCTGTTTTTCAATCTGCCTTCACGCAGGGGTTTGGTGAACATAACCAACCTGGTGCAACAAGCCGTGACTGAAAGCGGTGTTCTAGAGGGATTGGTCTTGATAAACGCCATGAACATCACCGCAAGTGTCTTCATCAATGACGATGAGAGCGGTCTGCACCACGACTATGAAGTCTGGCTTGAGAAGTTGGCTCCGGAAAAACCGTACAGCCAATACAGGCACAACGGATACGAGGACAATGCCGATGCACACCTCAAGCGCACCATCATGGGACGCGAAAGCGTAGTTGCCATAACCAAAGGATCACTTGATTTCGGTACCTGGGAGCAGATTTTCTATTATGAATTCGATGGAAAACGGACCAAGCATGTGCTGGTGAAGATCATCGGGGAGTGAGATGCATCAAGGCTTGTCGTCTGTAGTGCCTGGCTTATGGGTTCCATAGTGCGGTTCTGCCTCTCTAAGCATGCTCTGCCGTAACACACGATTAAGGGTGGTTTGATATCCCTTGCCTTTTGATTTGAAATGTTCCAGCACGTCAGCTTCGACATAGATGCTGATCTTCTTCTTTACAGGGCGATAATTTGCTGGATTTCGCAAGTGAGAAGGCTGCAGTTGGGCCAGTTGCTCATCGGTCATTTCTGCAATATCGGAGAAATCGATCTCACTCGCTTCTTCATCGTTGGTTTTCATACACACACTCAGCCTTTTTCTCCCTGGAGAGGCCTCCCTTGCTGAAATAATCCTGATATTACCATTTCTATCAGTATATACTATCAATATAAGCAAGTAATTGCCATGATGTCTGATGCACTGATAGCGCATTTCTTCAAGTGAGGAGTGCTCCCAATCAGTCTATTCAAGTAATCGAGGATCTTCAAACACATCAAGTATTTTATCAAACGCAAAGCCATGTTTCTTTTTGAGGTCCCAACGTCGTATCTTTCGCACTTGACAGCACCTTCAGAAAACCGGTTGTCGTGGACAATACTGTACAAATCAGGGAGATCATGCATATTTCTGTGAATTTCAACCACGATCTGGTCGACGGTGCCCCCGCAGCACGATTTCTCAACACGTTCAGAGACTATGTGGAAAAGTCTCCCGGGAGAATCATGAGCCGGTAGCGTAAAACACCATGCTCACGATATCCTCAAAACTGCCGTCATCCATTGCAAACCCTCCCCTGATCGTCCCCAATCGCTCAAAACCAAGTCTTTCATACAGGGCCAGAGCCCGGGTATTGGAGGCGACGACGGCGTTGAATTGAAGGATTCTGAAGCCGAGGCTGGAAAGCTGCTTCAGCGAGTCCTCAACCAAGGCCTTTCCGATGCCTTTGCCCTGCATGCTTTTCTTCACCGCATACGATGCATTGGCAATATGGCCGACTCTGCCGACGTTGTTCGGGTGCAGAATATACAATCCCGCAAGCTTGCCTTCTTCCAAGGCAACCGCTGTATAGCTTTGGCCGGCAAAGAATACAGACGAGTTCAGGTTGCTGAGCTTCTCATTCTGAGGAAAAGCGTTGCCCTCCTCGACCACTTCATTCCATATTTCGGTCATCGCCGGGATATCCAGCTCGGTATACGCTCTGATTGTCATACCAGGAGTGTACCACAAACCGGCTTGCCTTGCCTTCGGTCTTTGCGGTACTCTTGCAAGGCGAGGAAAGTGAGAATGCATAATCAGAATACCATCTTTGTAACACCCAAACTGCTGGCACAGCAAAGCAATGCCCTTGCATCGTTGACGAAGCTGGCACAGCAGTGCAATGTTGCTCTCGCCTACCCAAACGACGCCCGGGACGAGGCCCGGCTCTTGTGCAAAGCTCACCCGTTTCTCTCTTCCTGCCTGCAGGCGACCGAACAAGCCCTTTTTGAAAGCGTTGCAGACAAAACAGGGACATTTTTACTTGATGAAGGGATTAATCTCTCCTTCTATTGTCCCCTTGAACTTGCCACGTCCTCGGTCATCACCCTGTTCTTTCATACACTGTCCGATGCCAT
Proteins encoded:
- a CDS encoding complex I 24 kDa subunit family protein; its protein translation is MSDRHTAIQSIVDSHRTERGALLSILEAVQRTSDHNYLSKEELVLVAKALQVPLSTVYSVATFYAFFNLKPQGEHVITVCRGTACHTRGSKPLLLQVLKQLDLQLDEDGTATTDDVRFSVHTVACFGQCAMAPVIAIDSVIHSRVTEQKLTQMLQLLLEGKEVS
- a CDS encoding secondary thiamine-phosphate synthase enzyme YjbQ is translated as MKSFRKELFFNLPSRRGLVNITNLVQQAVTESGVLEGLVLINAMNITASVFINDDESGLHHDYEVWLEKLAPEKPYSQYRHNGYEDNADAHLKRTIMGRESVVAITKGSLDFGTWEQIFYYEFDGKRTKHVLVKIIGE
- a CDS encoding BrnA antitoxin family protein, which encodes MKTNDEEASEIDFSDIAEMTDEQLAQLQPSHLRNPANYRPVKKKISIYVEADVLEHFKSKGKGYQTTLNRVLRQSMLREAEPHYGTHKPGTTDDKP
- a CDS encoding GNAT family N-acetyltransferase — its product is MTIRAYTELDIPAMTEIWNEVVEEGNAFPQNEKLSNLNSSVFFAGQSYTAVALEEGKLAGLYILHPNNVGRVGHIANASYAVKKSMQGKGIGKALVEDSLKQLSSLGFRILQFNAVVASNTRALALYERLGFERLGTIRGGFAMDDGSFEDIVSMVFYATGS